Sequence from the Molothrus aeneus isolate 106 chromosome 15, BPBGC_Maene_1.0, whole genome shotgun sequence genome:
TCCAGAGCAGAAACTTATAAATACAGTTCTTTATTGAACTGCAGGAAGTTGCATCTTTTTCAGCTCTCCTGTCTgaattttttctgtgatttcttcatgttttctgtGTGTATCTGTGCATGAGAGAGATTGTGgtcatttgtttttccttctggcCAGTCAAGAGCTGACAGACTGCAGAGTTCTGCCCTTCCTGGCAGATGATCTTCTTCCAGTTGGAGAAGCAGGTGTGCAAGTGCAAAGAGACTTCAGTTCTCCTGCAGGGTGTTCCAAGTGTTCCCAGGCCAGCCATGAGGAACTCAGTCAAACATTGAACATGAGTGCTTGTGGCACATGTTCAGGAGTGGATCCCAGACTCCCACAGGACCTGACTGCCCTTTCTGCATGTCTTTGCTGTTTCTGACATGACAGGATAAGTGCTGTGTCCTGTTCCTTTGTGCCTTCCGGATTGCTGCTGTGACCCTTTGCTTTGTACATTATTTCTGTCAGCAGGCACCTTCACTTctgtttctcctctctcctcccacATCCTTTCAGGGCATTATAGCTGAGGAGAACAAGAATGAGCAGCCCCAGAGCGAAGAGGATCCAGGTAAATTCAAAGAGGCTGAGCTGAAGATGCGGAAGCAGTTTGGGATGCCCGAGGTGGAGAAGTTGGTCAATTACTATTCCTGCAGCTATTGGAAGGGAcgtgtccccaggcagggctggctgtacCTCACTGTCAACCACCTCTGTTTCTACTCCTTCCTGCTGGGCAAAGAGGGTGAGTTATGAGCCTACAAGTTGTGTTTCTATCATTTCCCATGATCTTTTCAATGCAGTTGATCTTTTGTATGAACTCCTTTTTAAGatgacagggttttttttgcttttaggaGTTCTTGAGCTCTGTCTGGCTCAGCACATAAATCAGTTCTTGCTCTCATAGGCACTTCAGTGCTGTTTAGACTGAATGCCTGagtcattttttaaaacatttcccaAGTTGTACATCTGTTTTACTCAAACTGGGTTACATTTTACAAGTTAGACTGGGTTAGAGAACCAAGCAGTATTTTTGCCTTGGTAAGTTTTATGTGGAACACCTGCCAGGACCCAGTATTTGCAAAGCCCCAACCCCTGAGTCCAAAGCTAATTTGttggaaagaaagaatgaaaacttgAGTAATTGTAATTGAAAGCATTTATTGGATGGGAGATAGTCCTTTTGGAACTGCATTATTTCTAGTCTAGTTAATCCCAAAGGTTATTTCCAAGTATTTTTGGAGAACTCAGTAAAAGTGTGAAGAAAAGAACTGTCCATGtgtaagaggagaaaaaatgctGCTCCACTGAGAGCTTTCAGGCTGCTTGACCTTCATTTCTGTTAGGTTCTTGTTTTGACTCAGTTGTGataatagtattttttaattctttttctcagTTACACTGGTGATCCAGTGGGTGGATGTAACCCAGCTAGAAAAAAATGCTACACTGCTGTTCCCTGAGTGCATTAAAGTAAGCACAAGGGACAGTGAACTctatttttccatgtttctcaACATCAATGAGACATTCAAGCTGATGGAGCAGTTGGCCAACATTGCAATGCGGCAGCTGCTGGACAATGAGAGCTTCCTACAGGACAAGTCTCTCCCAAAGCCCAGGAGGCCTCTTAAGAACATCTCTGCATTAAAAAGGTATCATGTTCCCAGCAGTGAGAAAAGAAGACAGGTAGTAGGGGattgtaaaaataaatctgcattATTTTGTAGCTCTCGGGTGCTGCTGGGGTTTTCTTACTCTAGGGGCTGCATCACTTACTTCAGTCATTAGCCTTCTGCTCgttctctctttttccccatcccaaattgGAGCTGAATTCACACACACCCTCATGTCTTTCTCATGCTTGCCTAGGCACTGTCAGAAGAAATTTTCAACTAGAAACTGCTGAAATTCATAtgtaaaaaaaagtgaagaaagaaaattacaccAGCCCCTTTGTCTGAAGTTAAagatttataaaaagaaatcatattTGTATTGTAATAAATCCTCCCACTGGGGACTGTTCTCTGCAGTTTCAGAATCTCATGtaatatttcagttttacagatgcacttgcatattttattttgtattgcaGAACATACCTTGTCAGAGAGGCATGTCTGAAGGCTGAAAGAGGAGTCAGAGGAGGGGTGGCATCTCAGTTAGAGAAAGGAATACTAAGAATACACAGCATAGTCTGAAGGTTGTGATTGGAATGAACATGTGACATTAGTGTTTGAGTGGGTTTTTCAAGTGAGTAAAAAAGGATACTACCCTTTACTTTTCCCCAGAGACCTGGATGCTCGAGCCAAAAATGAGTGCTACCGTGCCACTTTCCGTTTGCCCAAGGATGAATGCCTGGACGGACACACAGATTGTACCTTGTGGACACCATTCAACAAGATGCATATTCCTGGCCAAATGTTTGTTTCCAACAATTACATCTGTTttgccagcagggcagaggaggcCTGTCATCTCATCATTCCTCTCAGGGAGGTGGGGATTTCTTAGCTGTATGTTAACACTACAGGCCTCTCTTCTCTTTTGTGTCCTTCTGTCTGTTGTGCTGTGCTTTATGGATAATGGAAAACATGCCAGATCCAAATGGCCCTTGTCTTTGTGTTCTAGGTGACAATAGTTGAGAAAGCAGATAGTTCCAGTGTCTTGCCTAGCCCTTTGTCCATCAGCACTAAAAGTAAAATGACCTTCTTCTTCGCCAATCTGAAAGACCGGGATTTCTTGGTTCAGAGGATCTCTGACTTCCTGCAGAGAACACCATCCAAGAAATCCTGCAGCATCGACAGGGAATGGAAGTGGAATGTGGCTGATCCCAGCAGTGAGGTACTAAGGAAATAGCTGGGAAGAACTTTATCAACTTTTCAGAGCAATGCTCCTTAGACTGTGTTTGGAGTGCTTGTCACCAGCCAGTGCTGTCTCTGTCGGGCCAtgagcagaggagggagcaTGAGCTCAgacattttctgttctcttgtccAGGAAGTTCCAGAGCTGCCTTCCAGCAGCCCCCTGGCTGTCAGCCCCACGTCTGCTCTCAACCATCGACCTGTCAGCTTCTGTGCTGGGCAAGTGCCAACAGCCTCACAGGGACTGCTCAAACTCTTCAGGAGGAATTCTGAGGAGCTCTCTGGACCCAAAGGGGTAAGTGATATTTTTATGTAAAGCAATAAAGTATAAGTAGTTTGCAGTAGGTTGCTGATTTGCTGGCCTGCTCTaaaatggaaatgcattttatccCTGCTCAGTATCACtgctgtgtgtgtcacagtgGTAGTACTGCATAGAGGTAACTTGACTGTCAGCTTACACTGTTTGTACTGACATACCTGAGATACTTGACCAGAGGCTAAGAGATAAGTGTTACCAGTGTTCTGGGATGTGAATTCATGGCTGTGAAGAACAACTTTTCTTCAGAGCAAGAAAGCAGGGAACTTGTATCTCTGCTTGCTGGTTAATCATCGTGATCAATGGTTCTGCTTGCATTTATGTGGAGATTTGCATAGTTGTAAAGACTCGACTTTAAGCAAGGTCATAACAGGGTAGATTAGTATATATACACTCTTTCTTCAGCAGAAAGAAGAGAGGTTTGAAATGTCACAATGTATTTTTCCTGTGAAGTGCAGGCCTGAGTATACCCAGAAATCAGTTGTCCTACAAACATAGAAATGCAATAATCTCCTAAAATAGCCATATGTGTTTCTATGAAGGCAAAGGAGAAGATGAAGGAAGAGTCTTGGAATATTCATTTCTTTGAATATGGGCGAGGGATGTGTATGTACCGCACTACCAAGACGAGGGAGCTGGTACAGAAGGGAATCCCAGAGAATCTCCGTGGAGAGCTGTGGCTCCTTTTCTCAGGTAGGATGTTGTGCTGACAGCGGGAACTAACTTCCTGCACATCTCAAAGGAAAGGGTATGAATCTTAGcccatttcagaaaaaattattGACAGGTTAATTTAATCTGAATTATACTTTATGGTGGCTTTATTATCCTAATAGCTGTTTGGCCTCTTTTGTCTGTGTTTCGGTGTTGGGACCTAAACTCTAACAATGATTTAACAATGAGTTTGTTGCTATATTTTCACATCTGTTTATAGTTCATGAGTTCATGCAGTGCTTCTTGGCTCCCTTATCTCTGAAACTGGGAATAAAATCTGTGTTTCAAAGCACCAGAGGTAAAGCACTGTTTGTTTGTCATTTCAGGggcttggaatgagatggtGACTCACCCTGGTTACTACGCAGATCTTGTGGAAAAGTCAATGGGAAGGTACAATCTTGCTACAGAGGAAATTGAGAGAGATCTGCACCGCTCTATGCCAGAACATCCTGCCTTCCAAAACGAACTGGGAATTGCTGCCCTCCGGAGAGTCTTAACAGCTTATGCATTCAGAAATCCAACAATTGGGTACTGTCAGGTAGGAAAGAAGTCTTAGACTTGTTAGTCCTACACAGTGACCATGATTGACTTGgactttttctgcagttttttgtTCAGTTTCAAGCTTTTCCTTTATACTGTCTGTGTAGTGGTGAGAAAATAGGGAAGAAATTATGGTGCATCATCTCTTAAATATCCTTTGAACATAGTATTTAAATACACTTTTCACAGTGCTGTTATGTGTAATGTTAGTCTTTAATAGTTTCCTGACAGAGCTTTCCATAGTTCAACAAAACATCTTCTAGTTTCATTACAGATAAATCAAATAAGTGATGTTGCACATGGACAGTCTATTGAAAATGTAGCCTTTTGCTGGTTTGTGAAACAACTTGGTGGAAATTCAGGTTCATTTTGTGTATTGCTATGATGTTAGAGATTCTCATTATGGTGTTCTGTTAATGGCCAAATTACAAAGATTTTTATGAAGACTTTGACAATTATTCTTGTTCATGTTGTTTACTGAAAGTGCATGACAAAACATCATCAAATTATTTGCTGCCTCATGAACAGAGGAActgaaaacaggaagaaaaattggCTTAAGGTCATCTATTGACTCAGATGCCAGTAGAAGCTGGAAATAGATGTGACTCTTAGTGACAGCTTGCTGTATTCATGCTTTTAAGTTTAGCTAATCTACAGCAGAGTTTTCCTGAAGACCTCCATGTTTTTCTCCTGTACCTGTGTGTTTGCTGTGCTCGCTCCTAGGCCATGAACATTGTCACCTCGGTGCTGTTGCTGTACTGCAATGAGGAAGAGGCTTTCTGGCTCCTGGTGGCTTTGTGCGAGCGGATGTTGCCAGATTACTACAACACAAGAGTAGTGGGTGAGTCCTTATCAGATTCCTGCTGCATTGTGGATTTTCAGCTGCACCAGCATCTCccagaaacattttgttttttcagaattaattaAATGTGATGAGTTTTAAAGATAATGAAGTGCAGCTCTGTTCCTTTTAAAGTGGCAGGGGTGTGATGGAGACATAGGAAGAGACACTACAGGCCTCCAAGGCAGTAGTTCTACTTTATAGTAGCAAGGAAGATGAAGTCACCAAAAATTGGTGTCAGGAGGGATCATTAGCAGTAAGGAGGAATATCTAGAAGAACATTACTGGGTTTTAGTTTTCCCCATCTGAATGACATTTTAAATCTGTGGAACAGGCTCTCAGGGAAGGTTAGTCAAAGCACCACTTCATAGGCTTTTAAAGTTGGTTTGTATAAAAGGCTATAATCTGGTGTAAATACCATAATATCAGTAATCCTCCACCCCTCCATTCAGGGCAAATGCACAAATGGATGAAAGGTTCTGTGTTGAGAGGTTGTGTCTGCATGCTCTGCAATGTAGAAATAGTCTCATTGGTTTTATTGAGAACAGGGTAAAAAATTAATGTCTTAATTTTAGTTATGATGTTCAGAGGAAATTTATATGAAATTTGTATGAAATTTAGTGAACTCATACTGTTTTGTTTAATAATTGCTTAGCTTGGTACATGACACCACCATTTGGAGTTCTaccattgttttgtttttttcaggtgCATTGGTGGACCAAGGCATCTTTGAAGAACTTACACGAGAGTATCTTCCACAGCTGTCAGAAAAGATGCAGGACCTGGGAGTGATCTCCACCATATCCCTTTCCTGGTTTCTCACTCTCTTCCTGAGTGTGATGCCCTTTGAGAGTGCCGTGGTCATTGTCGACTGTTTTTTCTACGAGGGAATCAAGTTTATCCTGCAGGTGTCATTGGCCATACTTGATGCCAACATGGAGAAGTTACTACAGTGCTGTGATGAAGGTGAAGCCATGACTATTTTGGGCAGGTACCATTCATTGTTCTTATTTAAAACAGAATAGTAACAGTGGCCTTTTAGTCATCATCTCTTTCTACCTAATAGCAGGTCACAGATAACACTCTAGGATGAAACTTCTGCTCCAGAGAAGTTTGCTATTGCTTTCTGCAAGAGCTGAAATTAATTGTTGGCTCAGTTATGGAGGAATCCTTACTTCTGGAGCTGTTTTGTATCATAATGAACTCCTGCATCTCAGTTTGAATTTGAATTCTTACAGGTTATTTATTTGAAGTTTGCATATTAAGTCTGCTTTACTATTTAGAACAGATTCTGGCAGGAATCACCTTCTGGAAACTTAAAACATTATCAAGCAGATATCTCCCAAGTCTAGTAAATGTAAGATTTTCTTGTTTGAAATGAGAATGTCTTCTATGTGCAGCAAGATTTTCAGCATTTGACTAGAAGCCTACTTTTAAAAGAGCAAATACCCCCAATATAGGATGAAAATCAACTTAACTCCAGGTACATTGAGGGTAGCATTGCAGATtagatgagaaaaaataaattctccttCGTGTTTAGATTAGTGACACAAAGAAGTTGGGAGTAATGCATATAggatattatttctttttctggacACTAATCCTGGAATCTTGCATCTGTTCTCATTTTTGTCCACAGATATTTGGACAATGTAGTTAACAGACAGAGTGTCTCTCCCCCTATTCCTCACTTGCATGCACTGTTGACCAGTGGAGATGACCCCCCACTTGAAATCGACATCTTTGAACTCATCAAAACTTCATATGAGGTAAAGTTCTGGCTTGGTATTTTGCCCAAGAGATTTCTTCTCTACTAACATCCCATTTTATATGTTGTGCAGCCAAAATCTGAGCAATGTTCATAGATTGAGATGCTTAAGGAGTGCAGGCTGAAGCCATTGTTCCACCTGCTTGGTATGAGTAGAACCTGACAGCGTTGGCTATTGCAGATTACAAAGATAATTGCAGATTACAAAGAGTCTGCCCAACACCAGAGGGACTAAAATGAAGAGTGTAAATAAGGAAGAAGTTATGGACTAGAGATTTCTTCCTGCTTTGTCAAAAATGTCTCCATTATTAATTCTATTTGAGGATTTTCAGTGCTAAGAAGTTAAGGAGGGAAATTCGGGGTAAGAATTGTGAAGTACTCTGCAGAAACATGGAAGAATCTCAGTTCACATGCATAGGCATCCTGTTCTGTGAACCAAATTATAGTAATAGGAATTGACCCCAGAATGGTGCCAATGCTGTTAAAATATCTCTGCACTGATAGAGGTGTTCCTCACAATTCATACTGAGAACAAACTCATAAAAAATTGATTCTTAATGATGGAAAAAACACAGGCAAAAGAACTGATGTTTGGGAGTTCTTCTCTGCTATTCTCTGCTAAATGTGGgatcctttccctctttttccctctttatcTTGTTTTTCACCCCATCCCCTTCTGGCTGTTTACATTCAGGCAGCTGTCATTTTCCTGGGTGTTTTGTGTACTTCTTCAAATCTGCCATCTCTGTTTGTTCTTGGTTTCTTTTCATAAAAGAGTGTCACTGAATTCATATTACTTGTCTGACCTAGTCCATAGAAAAGCTTCTTGACTGTGGTGTTTCTGGCTGAATCTCCTGGGGGTCCTAGAGGAAATGAATGacagggctggaaggaatgACAGTCTGTCTGTTCTCTTATCTCTGCCACAGTACAGGGCCTCTATTTCTGTCAGTCCTGACAGAtcctttttcagcttttctgtagAGACCTCTGATGCTGGATTTCTCATGAACTCTGAATTACTCCTCTTGCAGGACAGGAGTGATTAGGGAATAGAGCTCAAGTTTTCTCTCATCTTGCTGCTCCTAAAAGGCTTCTAGTGGGTTTAGGTCATCTCTGAAGGGATAGTACACTTGTTAAAGAGTGTGTAATTGAAGGTGGGTTCTTCTCTCTTCAGGAGATGATGTTGACCTGATCTGCTTCCTTTCTTGTAGAAATTTGGCAATCTGAAGGCAGATGACATTGAACAAATGCGTTTCAAGCAAAGGCTGAAAGTGATCCAGTCTCTGGAGGATACAGCCAAGAAGAGTGTGGTATGTGACTCCCAGACTGAATGAGCTACCAAATggcaccttcttggaaagtgtTTTGCTGTGAGCATTGAGAAACTTCATGCTGTAGCAGACCAAGTTTTAAGTGACTGAAAGAATGATTGAATGAGATGTTTGGCATGGAGGGAGATAAAAAACACCTGTAGGCTATGACATAACCTCCCATGCCTAGTTCTGTCTGTTTTACTGCTTGCCTGGAATCTTTGAGAAAAGCTGGCTAGCAGATAATTATTTTACTGCCATTTAGAGAGTCCATTAGGGAATTTTCCTGAAGGTTTATGACCAAAGGGGAGTGTCCATATTTATTGCCATTATCTCCCATGTCCTAGGTGGAGAATCTCATCAGGGTGTTTATTTCACTGTTGCTCTTTAATGCATCCAAGTCAAacatctgaagaaaaaaacaagagggAGGGGTGACACAATCTGCTCAGCCAGGTCTGCACAAACAGGAAATAAGCACAGTAAACTACTGAAAATGTCAGCAGTTTCTGCTTGACTGCAAAATGCCTTCCTGATTGGTTTCCAGGGATATATTAGAATGGTgatgtttttcttcccattctATGTGATATCTCCTTGCACtagttttcttctcttctgtgtTGCACATATTTTTCAGTGAGTTGTATTAGATTTTTCtacttttgaaataaattgtTCACAGGTCCGAGCTGTATCCGGTGACATTGGTTTCACTATGGAGGAACTAGAAGAGCTGTATGTAGTGTTCAAGGTAAGAAGCCTTCCTTGAGGGTGAGGAAGAAATGTTGTCACAGACAGTACAAATAGCAAAGTAAGTTGAAAGGCAAGCAGTGACTTTGCCTTAATTCTTAAAGTGACGTACCAGAAACTGATGTGGCATTCTAATACACATGGTGCCAGTAGGACTGGCCCTGTTACTAtctgattaattatttttaatcttttttttcccccagagatGGCCAAACCACATTCACAGTGTTTGAATGATACTCAGAAAGAAACTGTAGAGTCAATGGAAGAGAATGTAACAAAGCCCTGAGAATGGGGTGCTAGGGCTGACTGTACCTCAATTTTTAATCTCAAGTTTCCCATTGACCTCATCTGTAATTGTGACAAGATTACTTAAGGGCTTTGTCTCTATTTGTCagcatacatatttttaaaagaatggtATTACCCAACTGTGTTTACCGAAGTTGGTTGTGCTCTGTTGTAGACTCAGAAAAAGAGGCTTAGTTCTAAAACCTGCATGTTCCCTTTGCAATAAAGCCTGAATTACATTTTGTTAAAACCTGAAATCATGTTTTGTACTTTTCACTTTAaataattccttgtttttcctgaaaTCTGTGTCTCTTCCTTCATTTCATATTATTTTGTAGTGAAGTAACACTAGGAATCACAAGGCAGATAATGTTTCCTGAAATGTCTCTTGTTTGCTTCCTCAATGCTATTGTTGAGCTGTGACAGTCTCCACTCCTGTGGAGCAGCATCATCTGCCCTGTTAATCCTCTCCCTCCAAAGGCCAAGTACCTGATGAGCTGTTACTGGGGGAACAACCGTGCGGCCGCTGCCCGCCGGGACCAGAGCCTGCCCTACCTGGAGCAGTATCGCATAGACATGGAGCAGTTCAAGGAGCTGTTCAGCAGCCTCACCCCCTGGGCCTGTGGGGCACAcacccctgtgctggcagggcgCCTCTTCCGCCTCCTGGATGAGAACAGGGATTCTCTCATCAACTTCAAGGAGTTCGTCACAGGAATGAGTAAGTGGTGTTTTTGGAGAAAATGGAATGCTGCAAAAAATGTGTCTGTCCTTTTCCAAGAAGAGAACTGAAAGAAGATAATGGTGTGTTCATTGTCATGAGGAGGAAGGGTGGCAGGAAGCCTCAAGCTGGACAAAATACACTTCTTGAAATGGATTTCATTGTTGATTCCTCACATGACTTTGAGCAGTCATTGTATGGGAATACATTCTGGTTTGAACCTGTGAGCAGAGGGTGATTCTTTATCATTAAAGTGCTATTTTTcttaaccttttttttctttccaggtgGGATGTACCATGGTGACCTCACTGAAAAACTCAAAGTACTCTACAAACTGCACCTGCCTCCTGGTGAGTGACTGCTTCTGTGTACTGCTGCTATTGAACACAGGCTGCACTGACATCAATTGACACGGGGTGCCTCAGGAGTTTTGCTAATGAAGTGGGTCATAGTGCTGTTCAATTAGAGATTTTAACATTTGTTTCTCTGTGAATACAGCTCTGAATCCAGAGGAGACAGAATCTGCTTTGGAGGCCACAAGTTATTTCACAGAAGATGTGACAACAGAAGGTAATGCAACACTGCTGCCTTTACCTCTCAGTTAGGCAGGAGTTGCAGCATAGATCCATGTGCTCTGAACAGTGATGTTGTGTAAAGCATGGTCTCATGCTGGCATGTGTTAGGATTGGCAGTGTGTTTGAGTTCACTGTCTTTGTTGCATGATGGGGAAGAAGTTTGGAGCTAAAACTCCTCAGTGTCCATTCCATGAAGGATACAGCATGCTCTGAAGCATGGGCACAGactgctgaggaggagcagcgTGCTTTTACCAGCCCCTGTCTCCCATCATGATTTAGGTTTTTCATACAGGTCTCATTGTCTCTCTTCctgtttttgtttccttctctgtgtcTGTCTATGTCTgaccttttcttctgttttatctGGGATATTGTCCCCTCAAcccttttttctgctgctcaAGTATCTCCTTTTGTCTCAGAGCTGGATATCTGCCTGCACTGTGAGTCTCAAGGTCAGTCAATGGATTATGTGCATGCATTGAGCATGGCTGTGGTGTTGATACCACCTGCCAGCCCAGTGTGCTGATGTAAATACTCTGAAATTATTGCTGCTCCTCGCTCATGACACTCTCACTATTAATAAAGTGCTATAAGTAATTAAGTATCTTTTATTATAATCTGTCTATTGAGTTTCAGCCTTGGTCAAGATAGGTTTTGTCTGGTTTCTTTCAGTGGAATTCATCTCATCCTAGAAACTGATGGTCAAAAAGATGCTCAGAACAGAGTGGGGGGGGTGCTAGGCTTGCTGGCCTGGGGAGGTGAATCCTGTGCCTACTCCACAGTCTTCCAGTTTAAAGGAATAAGGATGCATGCCACTGAATTGCTGAACTGTTGGTAGACTAGTTGACTGCATTTCTTAAAATACAATATTAGGAATTGTCAGATAGGAGATCAAGGTATGTCAATCATGCTAAACATTGACCAAAATACAATGATGCCAAAAGAAATCTAAGTACAAGAGGTAATTGTGCAGTTGGGTGCCAGGTGGCTGATTTAACAGTCTGAGTTGAACCAAGACTTCCTATTTTCTCTAGTGACAATGTAGGGAATCAGAAGTGCAGTTCATGAAGTTAGAGTGCAAATTGCTCCCAAAATGTCAGTCCAGGCAGTGAATAATGAGGAGTGTAGACATTAGTCACATATGTGTTCtgtggtggtttgggttttttccattcaTTATCTTGCTTTGGATGACTGAACATCACACTGCTTTTCTATCTTCCTTATCTatgttttcacattttcttttaagacCTCTGCCCTCTATCTCAGCTCTTCAACCCACTTTTTGAGTGTGGCTCTTTATTCAGTTCATCCCACCAGCCTCGTGCTTCCATCCTGTTCTGTTCAATCCTCTAACCATGATTATGGGAATGTGAGATATAACTTCTATTAAATGTACTCTTGTATAATTTGAATTTGTGTATTGGGTTGTCTTAAGTTCTTTGTGTGTTGTATTACTGCAAATCAGCTactaattattttataattccaTAACTCTTTAGAAACCCAAGAAgacaaaggaagaagaaacgAGAATGGCCCAGAAAAAGGTAATTTCGTCCTCAATAGACCACATTCTAATCTCATCTCTCTCATATTATGACCTGTTCATTGTCTCATTGTGATCAAAGAGACCTTGCAGAGTGTTCCTTGTGGACAGAGATAAAGCAGAAGGTGAGCTGGGAAATAAGCATCCCTTTATGCTTTAATGCTCCAACTCTTTTACATACCAAGATCACAGCATTTTTAAATCATGTTGGGCAAATTGTCAACTCACAGAGCTTGTCTGTGAGAAGTCAAACTGATGCAGCACTGTTAAATTTtttgctctgctgagctgcatCAGATAAACCAGCAGAAAACAATGCAGCCTTCCTGGTAGATGTTTTCCTGGGCTGTCAATAACACCTTCTTCAAGcctgatttttgttgtttcagcATTCACTTTTTAAGTCTGAAACCATAAACTACCTGACTAGTGGCTTGTTGTTGCCTTGCAGAAGAGAAAGGCACCAGTCCACAAGACTACAGATACTACCTAAGAATGTGGGCcaaggaaaaagagaacaagAAAGAAACCATTAAAGATCTCCCCAAAATGAGCCAGGTAAGAAAGGAGTATGAAGGTTTCCAGTTGGATCATTGGCAGCTTAGTAGAATTCTGCAGTATGTGCAGCCATTGTGCCAGTATGTTCAGTCCTTGCCAcagctttccctgctgttcTGGTCTGGTGAACTTTAGGACCTCTAATTCCACACATTTCTGTTGAATTCTGCAGTGGATATGGACAAACTGCTTTGTACCAACCAATCAAATGTAAGGGATTCACTCAGCCTTACAGACCAGTTTTTCCTATAGGAATTGCACTTTGTTTtccccccagagcaggatgTTTCAAATATGCCATCAGTCACAGAAACTTGTTcagcttttttggttttgcactGCTTCAAGTTACAGCTGCTTGGTGGAGAGTGAAGAATGTGGTTACAGAAGAGAGAGTCAGATGACTGGTGTGATCTCTTCTGTCTCTAATTTCCTTGATGGGTGCTACTTAAACCAGTTCAGAAATGCTTAGAAGCTGACCACAGAAGAGTAGCAGAATAGAAGTAAAACTTCAGGTTTTCTTAGCATTAGTGAAGATGTGACTGTTCTGTTCATCTGTCAGCAGAAAACCCACCACTATTAAATTGCTAGCTGTGTCTCAATTTAGCCACAGGAGAGAGGAGGGGGAGTTTGTCTGTGTCAGACTGTTCTGAATCAGTGCAGTAAGTTGCCACTTGGTGGGGAGGCAAATAAGCAATGAGTCATTTGAGATGGTGCCTGTTGCTTCATCCGCCACTGACAACTTTT
This genomic interval carries:
- the TBC1D9B gene encoding TBC1 domain family member 9B isoform X3, with the protein product MWLGPEEVLLAGALWVTERANPFFLLQRRRGHGKGGGLTGLLVGTLDVVLDSSARVAPYRILHQTQDSQVYWAVACGSSRKEITKHWEWLENNLLQTLSIFDNEEDITTFVKGKIHGIIAEENKNEQPQSEEDPGKFKEAELKMRKQFGMPEVEKLVNYYSCSYWKGRVPRQGWLYLTVNHLCFYSFLLGKEVTLVIQWVDVTQLEKNATLLFPECIKVSTRDSELYFSMFLNINETFKLMEQLANIAMRQLLDNESFLQDKSLPKPRRPLKNISALKRDLDARAKNECYRATFRLPKDECLDGHTDCTLWTPFNKMHIPGQMFVSNNYICFASRAEEACHLIIPLREVTIVEKADSSSVLPSPLSISTKSKMTFFFANLKDRDFLVQRISDFLQRTPSKKSCSIDREWKWNVADPSSEEVPELPSSSPLAVSPTSALNHRPVSFCAGQVPTASQGLLKLFRRNSEELSGPKGAKEKMKEESWNIHFFEYGRGMCMYRTTKTRELVQKGIPENLRGELWLLFSGAWNEMVTHPGYYADLVEKSMGRYNLATEEIERDLHRSMPEHPAFQNELGIAALRRVLTAYAFRNPTIGYCQAMNIVTSVLLLYCNEEEAFWLLVALCERMLPDYYNTRVVGALVDQGIFEELTREYLPQLSEKMQDLGVISTISLSWFLTLFLSVMPFESAVVIVDCFFYEGIKFILQVSLAILDANMEKLLQCCDEGEAMTILGRYLDNVVNRQSVSPPIPHLHALLTSGDDPPLEIDIFELIKTSYEKFGNLKADDIEQMRFKQRLKVIQSLEDTAKKSVVRAVSGDIGFTMEELEELYVVFKAKYLMSCYWGNNRAAAARRDQSLPYLEQYRIDMEQFKELFSSLTPWACGAHTPVLAGRLFRLLDENRDSLINFKEFVTGMSGMYHGDLTEKLKVLYKLHLPPALNPEETESALEATSYFTEDVTTEETQEDKGRRNENGPEKEEKGTSPQDYRYYLRMWAKEKENKKETIKDLPKMSQEQFIELCKTLYNMFSEDPVEQELYHAIATVASLLLRIGEVGKKFSNRPTRKSEDCKANSAQDPVSEEESPTSEQNHNSAVEQQPQADHEDKASIDAQPEKTQQENQTLGDGSGEGQGSPLQLLSDDETKDDMSMSSYSMVSTGSLQCEDIADDTVLVGCEGSSAAARYGSTIDTDWSISFEQILASMLTETALVNYFEKKVNILQKIKDQKKVERQFSSSSDYELSSVSG